A window of Verrucomicrobiia bacterium contains these coding sequences:
- the lysS gene encoding lysine--tRNA ligase → MNYRFDDLDPFAARRARLQAWRDLGVDPYPAITPPHEQIATVRAQGNHLEIEGRHEGGSAVAGRIVAMRGQGALVFMDLEDVSGKLQLLFKKDILSEELFERLQLLDTADFLWAAGTLFVSRRGELTLEVHDWKILAKTLSPLPDAWKGLQDVEARQRQRYLDLLVNDGVRDRFLKRSKLIASLRSFMHEKGFIEVETPVLEHIPGGADAEPFITHHNALDTDFYLRISLELHLKRLVAGGFDRVFEIGKVFRNEGMSPQHLQEFTEFEFYWAYADYTEQMALVQEMFQRVVQDVYGTLQIERGEHMLNFDGEWPRISYVEVVQQYAGINILDASDDELIQSLINHGVRTGGGDQQVGDADAFRRLGRGRMIDLLYKKTTRPHLIQPQFLVDFPLEFSPLAKKKASDPRVTERFATLIAGFEVSNSYSELNDPLDQRERFEQQEKLRLAGDPEAQRLDEDFLRAMEHGMPPMTGFGAGIDRLVAILSGSESVRETVLFPTMRPSEKNGEN, encoded by the coding sequence GTGAATTACCGCTTCGACGACCTAGATCCATTTGCCGCCCGCCGCGCCCGCCTCCAAGCCTGGCGCGATTTAGGCGTAGACCCGTACCCCGCTATAACCCCGCCACACGAGCAGATTGCTACTGTGCGGGCACAGGGGAACCATTTGGAGATAGAGGGTCGTCACGAGGGTGGTAGCGCTGTCGCAGGCCGTATCGTGGCCATGCGCGGCCAAGGGGCATTAGTCTTTATGGACCTTGAGGATGTTTCCGGCAAGCTCCAACTTCTTTTCAAAAAGGACATTCTCTCTGAAGAATTGTTTGAGCGTCTCCAGCTTCTTGATACGGCTGATTTCCTTTGGGCAGCCGGCACATTGTTCGTGAGCCGCCGTGGCGAGCTTACCCTTGAGGTTCATGATTGGAAGATCCTTGCCAAGACCTTGAGCCCACTCCCAGACGCCTGGAAGGGTTTGCAAGACGTAGAGGCGCGCCAACGCCAACGCTACCTAGACCTTTTGGTGAACGATGGCGTGCGTGACCGTTTCCTTAAGCGCAGCAAGCTCATTGCCAGCCTCCGTTCCTTCATGCACGAGAAGGGTTTCATTGAGGTAGAGACTCCCGTGCTGGAGCATATCCCTGGTGGTGCCGATGCAGAGCCGTTCATTACCCACCACAATGCGCTGGACACGGACTTCTACCTCCGTATTTCCCTTGAGCTTCACCTGAAGCGCCTGGTTGCCGGTGGCTTTGACCGGGTCTTTGAAATTGGCAAGGTGTTCCGTAACGAGGGAATGAGCCCGCAGCACCTTCAAGAGTTTACAGAGTTCGAATTTTATTGGGCGTACGCCGATTACACAGAGCAAATGGCCCTGGTTCAGGAAATGTTCCAGCGGGTAGTCCAAGATGTGTACGGTACGCTCCAAATTGAGCGCGGCGAGCACATGCTTAATTTTGACGGCGAGTGGCCCCGTATTTCCTATGTGGAAGTGGTGCAGCAGTATGCGGGTATCAATATCCTAGATGCTTCTGACGATGAGCTTATTCAGAGCCTCATCAACCATGGCGTGCGTACCGGGGGAGGAGACCAGCAGGTAGGTGATGCCGATGCCTTCCGCCGCCTGGGACGTGGACGGATGATTGACCTGCTCTATAAGAAGACAACCCGCCCGCACCTTATCCAGCCCCAGTTCCTTGTAGACTTTCCGCTTGAATTTTCTCCGCTAGCTAAAAAGAAGGCGAGCGACCCTCGGGTTACTGAGCGCTTTGCCACCCTTATTGCCGGCTTTGAGGTAAGTAACTCGTACAGCGAGCTGAACGACCCATTGGATCAGCGTGAGCGCTTTGAACAGCAGGAGAAGCTGCGCTTGGCGGGTGATCCAGAGGCCCAGCGTCTGGATGAGGATTTCCTCCGCGCCATGGAGCATGGCATGCCACCAATGACCGGTTTTGGCGCCGGCATCGACCGGCTTGTGGCCATCCTTTCAGGGTCTGAGTCTGTTCGGGAGACCGTTCTTTTCCCAACAATGCGGCCGAGTGAGAAAAACGGAGAGAACTAG
- the greA gene encoding transcription elongation factor GreA, with protein sequence MKDILLTKEGIEKLKSELDQLIAVDRKEIIKKIKETREYGDLSENAEYDAAREQQSMIEGRIEELEALLKKARVIDEDPSNHDKAVIGARIEVEVDGDKEVYQLVSSAESDPASGHISVESPLGKALLGAKVGQTVEVSIPDGGTIGYKVKKIN encoded by the coding sequence ATGAAAGACATCCTGCTGACCAAAGAGGGCATCGAGAAGCTCAAGTCTGAGCTCGACCAGCTCATCGCGGTCGATCGCAAGGAAATCATCAAGAAGATCAAAGAGACCCGTGAGTACGGGGATCTTTCGGAGAACGCCGAATATGACGCCGCTCGTGAGCAGCAGTCTATGATTGAGGGGCGTATCGAAGAACTAGAGGCCCTTCTCAAGAAGGCCCGCGTGATTGATGAAGACCCTTCCAACCATGACAAAGCCGTTATTGGGGCGCGGATTGAAGTGGAAGTAGACGGTGACAAGGAAGTGTACCAGCTGGTAAGTTCCGCTGAATCTGACCCCGCAAGTGGTCACATTTCCGTTGAATCACCACTCGGAAAAGCACTCCTCGGCGCCAAGGTTGGCCAGACCGTTGAGGTATCCATCCCTGATGGTGGTACCATTGGCTATAAGGTCAAAAAAATCAATTAG